DNA sequence from the Alkaliphilus metalliredigens QYMF genome:
TTTAATGTGATTCCCTTATTTTACCTCACATCAACAAAAAAAGAAAACTGCCATCCTTTAAGATGACAGTCTTTTGATTTAATGGTTTTTATTCGTCCAAAGACTCGCTGACTTCTTCTGCTATATCTGATTCGGCTTCAAGTTTCTTTCTTTTTTTAATAAAGAAGAAAATAGAAGCGATGGTAACAAACCAGATCCCTCTAGATATGCCACTACTGAAGAAGTAGGTGAAATCTCCTCTTGCAATGGTCAATGCCTGTCTAAAGCTGGCTTCGAAAAGCGGTGTTACTAAAAAGGCAAGCACCAGTGGTCCATCGGGAAGTTTATACCATTTGTAGAAATATCCAATCAAACCTGCAAGAATACAGATAATTACATCAAACGGACGACTATTATAGGCATAGGTACCAATCACCAGGAACACTGCAATAATAGGCCATAGGATTGAGGCCGGTATTTTTGTTAGTCTCGTAAATACTGGAATTAATAGTCTACCAAATATCAGGTTAAATGGATTGGCCAGTAGCATCAGTAGAAAAAGCGTATAGACCACTTCCGTATGATCTACTACGACCCGTGGACCCACAGGTACACCTTCCATGATTAAAGCTGCCATCAACAAGGCCGCGATAGAACTTCCGGGAATACCGAAGGTAAGCAAGGGAATAAATGTGGCACCACAAGTGGCATTATTGGCTGATTCCGCTGCAGCCACCCCTTCCAATGATCCTTTCCCATAATTTTTATCTTTTGTAATCTGACTGTTCACACTGTAGGAGGTATAGGAAGCCAAAGTGGCCCCTGGACCTGGCAGTGCTCCTAAAAACGTCCCCAATAGGGACCCAATGGTAATCCCTCTCCAAGAACCCAAAAGCTCTTTAAGTGTCAGCCCCTCTTCCTTTAGATCCGTCTTATTGATGTTTGATTCTCCTAGCTGTCCCACTTCATCTGGATTGGTAATGACGCCGTGAATCTGCTTGATGATTTCTGGTAAAGCAAAGAACCCCATCAATAAAGGTACCAAGGGAAATCCCGCTTGCATATATCTCACACCAAAGGTAAATCGCAAGGAGCCAGTGATGATATCCCGTCCAATAATAGCTAAGAAAAAACCAATACCCGCAGACAAAATCCCTTTGCCTGGATTTTCTGTAGAAAAGACCACCACCAGTGATAG
Encoded proteins:
- a CDS encoding tripartite tricarboxylate transporter permease translates to MFNFDMEALRLAAAAVFAFDTALFIMLGIVVGISVGAIPGLAHSLPIALVLPFSFILPIHQTMGLLIGTYQGGTYGGSITAISFGTPGTSGAAATVADGYALTQQGKGKKALQMGLYASVIGGLFGSIVLIFLVVPIGMMAPRFGPGELTALYLLALSLVVVFSTENPGKGILSAGIGFFLAIIGRDIITGSLRFTFGVRYMQAGFPLVPLLMGFFALPEIIKQIHGVITNPDEVGQLGESNINKTDLKEEGLTLKELLGSWRGITIGSLLGTFLGALPGPGATLASYTSYSVNSQITKDKNYGKGSLEGVAAAESANNATCGATFIPLLTFGIPGSSIAALLMAALIMEGVPVGPRVVVDHTEVVYTLFLLMLLANPFNLIFGRLLIPVFTRLTKIPASILWPIIAVFLVIGTYAYNSRPFDVIICILAGLIGYFYKWYKLPDGPLVLAFLVTPLFEASFRQALTIARGDFTYFFSSGISRGIWFVTIASIFFFIKKRKKLEAESDIAEEVSESLDE